One genomic region from Arthrobacter sp. FB24 encodes:
- a CDS encoding SDR family oxidoreductase, with protein sequence MTVLMAGCGDLGTEAGLRFAAAGHRVVGWRRSPDKLPAAIEGVAADLTVPPLPPIPADTTAVVIAVAADSPTEEAYRAAYVDGVSNVLDALERGRGHDGGAAPSTLRRVLFVSSTAVYGDADGGWVDESTAPAPGGFSGRIIREAEDLLHRRLLGTGITPVVLRLGGIYGPGRTRLIDQVRSGTAAAPAEPRYTNRIHRDDAAAAIVHLCTMAAEPGPVYLGVDNDPAELGEVQRFLADELGLPRPSSDAPDGDGGGREPSRGGNKRCSNALLRGTGFEFAYPSFREGYRSILAGEGVRHP encoded by the coding sequence ATGACTGTTCTTATGGCCGGCTGCGGCGATCTGGGTACCGAGGCCGGGCTACGTTTCGCGGCCGCAGGCCACCGCGTGGTGGGCTGGCGGCGGTCGCCGGACAAGCTTCCGGCCGCCATCGAAGGTGTCGCGGCTGACTTGACCGTTCCGCCTCTGCCGCCGATCCCGGCGGACACCACCGCCGTCGTCATCGCGGTTGCGGCTGACTCCCCCACGGAAGAGGCTTACCGGGCCGCCTATGTGGACGGAGTGTCTAACGTTCTGGATGCGCTGGAACGCGGACGCGGGCATGACGGCGGCGCGGCGCCTTCGACGCTCCGGCGCGTGTTGTTCGTCTCCTCCACTGCCGTGTACGGCGACGCGGACGGCGGCTGGGTGGATGAGAGCACGGCGCCGGCGCCGGGCGGATTCTCCGGCCGCATCATCCGCGAGGCCGAGGACCTGCTGCACCGGCGCCTGCTCGGCACCGGGATCACCCCCGTGGTGCTTCGCTTGGGCGGCATTTACGGGCCGGGGCGGACCCGGCTGATCGATCAGGTCCGATCAGGAACTGCGGCGGCTCCGGCGGAACCGCGCTACACCAACCGCATCCACCGGGACGACGCCGCGGCGGCGATCGTGCACCTCTGCACCATGGCCGCCGAACCCGGACCCGTGTACCTCGGCGTGGACAACGATCCCGCGGAGCTCGGCGAGGTCCAGCGTTTCCTGGCCGACGAGCTGGGACTCCCTCGGCCGTCGTCGGACGCTCCGGATGGTGACGGTGGCGGCCGCGAACCGTCCCGCGGCGGCAACAAACGGTGCAGCAATGCCCTGCTCCGCGGCACCGGATTCGAGTTTGCCTACCCCTCATTCCGCGAGGGGTACCGCTCGATCCTCGCCGGCGAAGGCGTCCGGCACCCGTGA
- a CDS encoding DUF2071 domain-containing protein, with amino-acid sequence MDQRWTDAVFLHWRIPEAAAAAFMPPGVVPDVFDGSAWVGLIGFRMQEAGIGRGPAVPFFGDFNEVNVRLYSREPDGTRGVVFLSLDADRLAVVLAARAAGIPYVWSHARFRPARPGSPSTGYSVRRFRRGARSDFAVVPAFDDVAADPLSVHLTARFGLHSRFRDRTLYIPNTHSPWPLYRAELTVLEDGLISAAGLDVAGPPESVLFSPGVRTQFGRPRVLG; translated from the coding sequence ATGGACCAGCGGTGGACCGATGCAGTGTTCCTGCACTGGCGCATCCCCGAAGCTGCGGCGGCAGCGTTTATGCCGCCCGGGGTGGTCCCGGACGTTTTCGACGGCTCAGCTTGGGTGGGACTGATCGGCTTCCGCATGCAGGAAGCGGGCATCGGACGAGGCCCCGCAGTGCCGTTCTTCGGGGATTTCAACGAGGTCAACGTCCGGCTATATTCGCGGGAACCTGACGGCACCCGGGGCGTGGTGTTCCTCAGCCTGGACGCGGACCGGCTGGCCGTGGTCCTGGCCGCACGCGCGGCCGGCATTCCCTATGTGTGGTCGCACGCCCGGTTCCGTCCGGCCCGCCCCGGCAGCCCCTCCACAGGCTACTCGGTGCGGCGCTTCCGGCGCGGGGCCCGAAGCGACTTCGCAGTTGTACCGGCGTTCGACGACGTCGCGGCGGACCCGTTGTCCGTCCACCTCACGGCCAGGTTCGGCCTGCACTCCCGCTTCCGCGACCGCACGCTGTACATCCCAAACACCCATTCGCCCTGGCCGCTGTACCGGGCTGAGCTGACGGTCCTAGAGGACGGGTTAATCAGCGCCGCCGGGCTCGATGTGGCAGGTCCGCCCGAGTCCGTGCTGTTCTCCCCCGGCGTCCGGACCCAGTTTGGCCGGCCGCGGGTGCTTGGGTAG
- a CDS encoding Tex-like N-terminal domain-containing protein encodes MADHIAAQIADELGVKAWQVKAAVDLLDGGSTVPFIARYRKEATGTLDDTQLRELEERLRYLRELEDRRRTVLEAIAAQGKLTPELQAAVVGADTKSRLEDIYLPFKTKRRTKAQIAREAGLEPLADTLLKRPELDPEREAAKYLNAEHSIDDAAAALAGARSILVERVAQDPDLAATLRERLWTQGRMVSRVKKGQEVEGQKFKDYFEFSQVPSGMPSHRVLALLRGEKDGVLELDLAEAEPNDDDALAAARGRYESAVARFLGVADRGRPADEWLLQTAQVAWRSRVLARLTADLRGRMFAAAEDEAVRVFAANLRDVLLAAPAGNRATLGLDPGLRTGVKVAVVDGTGKVVATDTVYPHAPARKWDEALATLVRLSRQHAVELVAIGNGTASRETDKLALELIKKLSAESAPAQAGAGNRAPEKLVVSEAGASVYSASALAAAELPGMDVSLRGAVSIARRLQDPLAELVKIEPKSIGVGQYQHDVTAAKLDRSLDAVVEDCVNAVGVDVNTASPALLSRVAGVGPLLSENIVAYRNEHGPFAKRSELKKVPRLGAKAFEQCAGFLRITGGAEPLDASSVHPEAYPVARKILAAAGGKSTAGKAGLSGSGAGSLASLNPQDFVEGAFGLPTVQDIISELEKPGRDPRPAFAAAKFSEGIEKISDLRPGMILEGTVTNVAAFGAFVDVGVHQDGLVHVSALANRFVSDPREVVKSGQVVRVKVLEADPERKRISLTLRLDDEPAPAGGRTAAGGARPAGSGARPAGSGARPAAAGRQGSGASRQAPAAPRQGSEGRQAGSDGNQPRNGRSEAKRTPPPKPAPVNTAMAEALRKAGLGK; translated from the coding sequence ATGGCAGACCACATCGCGGCCCAGATCGCTGACGAACTGGGCGTCAAGGCGTGGCAGGTGAAAGCTGCGGTGGACCTCCTCGACGGCGGTTCGACCGTTCCGTTCATCGCCCGGTACCGCAAGGAAGCCACCGGGACCTTGGACGACACCCAGCTCCGCGAGCTCGAGGAGCGCCTCCGGTACCTCCGCGAACTGGAGGACCGCCGTCGGACGGTCCTTGAGGCGATAGCGGCGCAAGGCAAGCTGACACCGGAACTGCAGGCCGCCGTCGTCGGCGCCGATACCAAATCCCGCCTGGAAGACATTTACCTTCCTTTCAAAACCAAGCGCCGCACCAAAGCGCAGATCGCCCGTGAGGCGGGCCTCGAGCCGCTCGCCGACACACTGCTTAAGCGGCCGGAACTGGACCCTGAGCGCGAGGCCGCCAAGTACCTGAACGCTGAACATTCCATCGACGACGCCGCGGCAGCACTCGCCGGCGCCCGGTCCATACTGGTGGAGCGTGTGGCGCAGGACCCTGACCTGGCCGCGACTCTGCGCGAACGGCTCTGGACGCAGGGCCGCATGGTGTCCCGCGTGAAGAAGGGCCAGGAGGTCGAAGGACAGAAGTTCAAGGACTACTTCGAGTTTTCGCAGGTGCCGTCCGGGATGCCGTCGCACCGCGTCCTGGCGCTGCTCCGCGGGGAAAAAGACGGGGTGCTGGAGCTGGACCTCGCCGAGGCTGAACCGAACGACGACGACGCCCTGGCCGCCGCCCGCGGACGGTACGAATCCGCCGTGGCCAGGTTCCTCGGGGTTGCGGACCGCGGCCGGCCCGCCGATGAGTGGCTGCTGCAGACCGCGCAGGTGGCGTGGCGGTCGCGGGTGCTGGCCCGGCTGACCGCCGATCTGCGCGGGCGGATGTTCGCCGCAGCCGAGGACGAGGCGGTGCGGGTTTTCGCCGCCAACCTCCGCGACGTGCTGCTGGCGGCCCCCGCGGGCAACCGTGCCACCCTCGGACTCGACCCGGGCCTGCGCACCGGCGTGAAGGTGGCCGTGGTGGACGGGACGGGCAAGGTAGTTGCCACTGACACCGTGTACCCGCACGCCCCGGCGCGGAAGTGGGATGAGGCCCTGGCAACGCTCGTGCGGCTGTCGCGGCAGCACGCCGTCGAGCTGGTGGCGATCGGCAACGGGACGGCCTCACGCGAGACCGACAAACTTGCCCTCGAGCTGATTAAGAAGCTGTCCGCGGAGTCGGCCCCGGCGCAGGCCGGCGCCGGAAACCGGGCGCCGGAAAAGCTCGTGGTATCCGAAGCCGGCGCCTCGGTTTATTCGGCGTCGGCGCTTGCCGCGGCCGAGCTACCCGGCATGGACGTCTCCCTGCGCGGCGCGGTGTCCATCGCCCGGCGCCTGCAGGATCCGCTCGCCGAGCTGGTTAAGATCGAGCCGAAGTCGATCGGCGTCGGGCAGTACCAGCACGACGTCACGGCCGCGAAGCTGGACCGCAGCCTGGACGCCGTGGTGGAGGACTGCGTGAACGCCGTCGGCGTGGACGTGAACACGGCGTCGCCCGCCCTGCTGAGCCGGGTGGCCGGCGTCGGACCCCTGCTGAGCGAGAACATCGTGGCGTACCGGAACGAGCACGGACCATTCGCCAAGCGCAGCGAGCTGAAGAAGGTGCCCCGGCTGGGTGCCAAGGCGTTCGAACAGTGCGCGGGCTTCCTGCGGATCACCGGCGGAGCAGAGCCGCTGGACGCGTCCAGCGTGCACCCGGAGGCCTACCCGGTGGCGCGGAAGATCCTCGCTGCAGCAGGCGGAAAGTCAACTGCCGGGAAGGCAGGTCTGAGCGGCTCCGGTGCGGGCAGCCTCGCGTCGCTCAACCCGCAGGATTTCGTGGAGGGCGCCTTCGGACTTCCCACGGTGCAGGACATCATTTCCGAGCTGGAAAAGCCCGGCCGTGACCCGCGGCCGGCGTTTGCGGCCGCCAAGTTCTCGGAAGGGATCGAGAAGATCTCAGACCTCCGTCCCGGGATGATCCTGGAGGGAACCGTCACCAATGTGGCCGCATTCGGGGCGTTCGTGGATGTCGGGGTGCACCAGGACGGACTGGTGCACGTTTCCGCGCTGGCTAACCGCTTCGTCTCCGATCCGCGCGAAGTGGTGAAGTCCGGCCAGGTGGTGCGGGTGAAGGTTCTTGAGGCCGACCCGGAGCGGAAGCGAATTTCGCTGACGCTGAGGCTCGACGACGAACCGGCACCTGCCGGTGGCCGCACGGCTGCCGGCGGCGCCCGGCCCGCTGGTTCTGGCGCCCGGCCCGCTGGTTCTGGCGCCCGGCCCGCTGCTGCCGGGCGGCAGGGGAGCGGCGCATCCCGGCAGGCACCCGCCGCACCCCGGCAGGGGAGTGAGGGCCGCCAGGCGGGGAGTGACGGAAACCAGCCGCGGAACGGCCGTTCCGAAGCCAAGCGGACGCCCCCGCCCAAGCCCGCACCGGTCAACACCGCCATGGCTGAGGCACTGCGGAAGGCCGGCCTGGGCAAGTAA
- a CDS encoding SOUL family heme-binding protein, whose product MTEQQPFDVVQRFPDFEVRRYPGHAVAEVKVKAPFDSAGNAAFRLLFGYISGNNTARESVSMTAPVLQSPAPSRKLAMTTPVVQSGALGDSEFVVAFVLPASITAATAPVPNNPQVEIRAVPGSVAAVLGFSGRGTEAAFEKRNSVLQEALAQAGLKPVGAPRFARFDPPFKPWFLRKNEVVQDIEESAGLAGHRGGPHEQ is encoded by the coding sequence ATGACTGAACAGCAGCCTTTTGACGTCGTCCAACGGTTTCCGGATTTTGAAGTGCGCCGTTACCCTGGGCACGCTGTCGCCGAAGTGAAGGTGAAGGCGCCCTTTGACAGCGCCGGTAACGCCGCTTTTCGGCTTCTTTTCGGATACATCAGCGGCAACAACACCGCACGCGAGTCCGTGTCCATGACCGCCCCGGTCCTGCAAAGTCCTGCACCATCGCGGAAACTGGCAATGACGACGCCGGTGGTCCAGAGCGGTGCCCTCGGCGACAGCGAATTCGTTGTTGCGTTCGTTCTTCCCGCCAGCATCACGGCGGCAACAGCTCCCGTTCCGAATAATCCACAAGTGGAAATCCGGGCCGTGCCCGGCTCGGTGGCTGCCGTTCTGGGATTTTCCGGCAGGGGGACCGAAGCTGCGTTCGAGAAGCGGAACAGTGTCCTGCAGGAAGCCCTGGCTCAAGCCGGCCTCAAGCCAGTCGGAGCGCCGCGGTTCGCACGCTTCGACCCGCCGTTCAAACCCTGGTTCCTCAGGAAGAATGAAGTGGTCCAGGATATCGAGGAGTCGGCGGGACTCGCCGGCCACAGGGGAGGGCCGCATGAGCAATAA
- a CDS encoding LysM peptidoglycan-binding domain-containing protein: MNTSTRMNTPMGKSKLGTAARRGVTLAAVSAAGLALSATAANAAVPTATSTSTWDALAQCESGGNWSTNTGNGFSGGLQFTDSTWAAYGGTGSAASATREQQIAVAENVQASQGWGAWPACAAKLGLSGGGGAPAPSVPVTPAPAEVPVQAAQAPVQAAPAAVVPAQAEPRHAAQVPLSGETYTVEAGDTLSTIAEKLDITGGWQTLADANTDTIVDPDLVLEGQVLQLPA; the protein is encoded by the coding sequence ATGAACACTTCCACTCGCATGAACACCCCCATGGGCAAATCCAAACTGGGGACCGCCGCGCGCCGCGGAGTAACGCTGGCCGCAGTTTCCGCGGCAGGACTCGCGCTCTCCGCCACCGCCGCCAACGCGGCTGTGCCCACCGCAACGAGCACCAGCACCTGGGATGCCCTCGCCCAGTGCGAGAGCGGCGGCAACTGGAGCACCAACACCGGCAACGGCTTCAGCGGCGGACTCCAGTTCACCGACAGCACCTGGGCGGCCTACGGCGGCACCGGATCGGCGGCAAGCGCCACCCGCGAGCAGCAGATCGCCGTCGCCGAGAACGTCCAAGCCAGCCAGGGCTGGGGCGCATGGCCCGCCTGTGCAGCCAAACTGGGCCTGAGCGGCGGCGGCGGAGCACCCGCACCGAGCGTCCCGGTCACCCCGGCCCCCGCCGAGGTACCTGTACAGGCCGCGCAGGCTCCCGTGCAGGCCGCTCCCGCTGCAGTGGTGCCCGCCCAGGCCGAACCCCGGCACGCCGCCCAGGTTCCGTTGAGCGGCGAAACCTACACGGTGGAGGCTGGCGACACCCTGAGCACCATCGCCGAGAAGCTGGACATCACCGGCGGCTGGCAGACCCTTGCCGATGCCAACACGGACACCATCGTGGATCCCGACCTGGTGCTTGAAGGACAGGTTCTGCAGCTACCTGCCTAA
- a CDS encoding cupin domain-containing protein: MGNEQVAPKTKGVTVELLSTVDLASEIEGMEGRQLRTRMVTIEPGGVFGPVHDHVGRPGTVYILQGTITDHRNGVATDYGPGVGWPEDRNTTHWLENRGTVPAVEISVDIVRKD, encoded by the coding sequence ATGGGCAACGAACAGGTGGCACCTAAGACCAAAGGCGTCACGGTGGAGTTACTTTCAACGGTTGACCTTGCCTCCGAGATCGAAGGCATGGAAGGACGCCAGCTTCGAACTCGAATGGTGACCATCGAGCCCGGCGGCGTCTTCGGCCCGGTTCACGACCACGTAGGCCGGCCCGGCACGGTTTACATCCTGCAGGGAACGATCACTGACCATCGAAACGGAGTCGCCACGGACTACGGGCCGGGAGTCGGATGGCCCGAGGATCGGAACACGACCCACTGGCTCGAGAACAGGGGAACGGTTCCGGCGGTGGAGATCTCGGTCGATATCGTCAGGAAGGACTAA
- a CDS encoding gamma-glutamyltransferase family protein, translated as MTFTRPDPFTTRPTLRGTFGMSASTHWLATATAQSVLERGGNAFDAATAGAFVLHVVEPHLNGPGGDMTGVFVTAGEPGKPVVLMGQGPAPAGATPGHYRSEGLELVPGSGALAAAVPAAVDAWLLLLRDHGTWELQAVLEYAVGYARDGHPMLGRVGATIASVSELFTEHWPTSAELWMPGGRIPSEGELVRNPAYARTLERLVEAGAAGSTREARIDAARREWRGGFVAEAMVQSVQAPHRHSSGTDHRGVLAMDDVGGFEAGYEAAATVEFRGHTIAKTGPWGQGPALLQTLAILDGFADEYLDPSTELGVHTILEAQKLALADREAYYGDTDVPLDHLLSAGYAAERRQMIMERASHEFRPGRVPGYEPFVPPLRTEYVPPARANDDGPALRGTAGAGVGEPTVLATGETRGDTCHIDVVDRWGNMISATPSGGWLQSSPAIPELGFCLGTRLQMTWLEPGTPSTLTPGKRPRTTLTPTLVLRNGTAVTALGSPGGDQQDQWQLPYLLRTIVGGYTPQQAIDAPTFHTTSMPGSFWPRTWEPGGAVVEGRLGEDVIAGLERRGHRITWAGDWTLGRLSAVVRDPLTGVLQAAANPRGAQGYAAGR; from the coding sequence ATGACTTTCACCCGGCCCGATCCGTTCACCACGCGCCCCACCCTCCGGGGAACCTTCGGAATGAGTGCCTCCACGCACTGGCTCGCCACCGCAACCGCCCAGTCCGTGCTGGAACGAGGCGGAAACGCGTTCGACGCCGCCACCGCCGGGGCGTTTGTCCTCCACGTGGTCGAGCCGCACCTGAACGGTCCGGGCGGGGACATGACCGGAGTGTTTGTTACGGCCGGGGAACCAGGCAAACCGGTGGTCCTGATGGGTCAGGGGCCGGCCCCCGCCGGAGCGACGCCCGGGCATTATCGCTCGGAAGGCCTGGAGCTGGTGCCGGGTTCAGGAGCCCTGGCGGCGGCAGTGCCTGCCGCCGTCGACGCCTGGCTCCTCCTGCTGCGCGACCACGGAACGTGGGAGTTGCAGGCGGTGCTCGAGTATGCGGTCGGATATGCGCGCGATGGCCACCCGATGCTGGGAAGGGTCGGCGCAACCATCGCGTCAGTTTCGGAGCTGTTCACAGAGCACTGGCCCACTTCGGCCGAGCTGTGGATGCCCGGGGGCAGAATTCCCTCTGAGGGGGAACTGGTCCGGAATCCGGCGTACGCGCGCACCCTTGAACGGCTGGTGGAGGCGGGAGCCGCGGGGTCCACGCGGGAAGCGCGTATCGACGCCGCACGCCGGGAATGGCGCGGGGGCTTTGTAGCGGAGGCCATGGTGCAGTCCGTGCAGGCGCCGCACCGCCATTCGTCCGGGACTGACCACCGCGGAGTGCTGGCAATGGATGACGTCGGGGGATTCGAAGCGGGCTACGAAGCCGCAGCCACCGTTGAGTTCAGGGGACACACCATCGCCAAGACGGGTCCGTGGGGCCAGGGTCCGGCGCTCCTGCAGACCCTTGCGATCCTTGACGGTTTCGCGGACGAGTACCTTGATCCGTCCACCGAACTGGGCGTGCACACCATCCTGGAAGCCCAGAAATTGGCGCTCGCCGACCGGGAGGCCTACTACGGCGACACTGACGTGCCGCTCGACCACCTGCTGTCCGCCGGCTACGCCGCCGAGCGACGGCAAATGATCATGGAGCGGGCATCGCATGAGTTCCGGCCGGGCCGGGTTCCGGGATACGAACCGTTTGTCCCGCCGTTGCGGACCGAGTACGTGCCGCCGGCGCGCGCGAACGACGACGGGCCGGCCCTTCGCGGGACTGCTGGCGCCGGCGTGGGTGAACCGACGGTACTGGCAACCGGCGAGACGCGCGGCGACACGTGCCACATCGACGTGGTGGACCGGTGGGGCAACATGATCTCGGCGACTCCTTCCGGCGGCTGGCTGCAGTCTTCCCCGGCGATCCCCGAGCTGGGTTTCTGCCTGGGAACCCGGCTGCAGATGACCTGGCTCGAACCTGGAACACCGTCCACGCTGACCCCCGGGAAGCGTCCCCGCACCACCCTGACGCCCACCCTTGTGCTGCGCAACGGCACGGCTGTAACAGCGCTGGGCTCGCCCGGCGGCGACCAGCAGGACCAGTGGCAGCTCCCGTACCTGCTGCGGACCATAGTGGGCGGCTACACTCCACAACAGGCCATCGACGCCCCGACGTTCCATACGACGTCGATGCCGGGGTCGTTCTGGCCCCGCACCTGGGAGCCCGGCGGGGCAGTGGTGGAGGGCAGGCTGGGGGAGGACGTCATTGCAGGCCTGGAACGCCGCGGCCACCGGATCACGTGGGCCGGTGACTGGACGCTGGGACGGTTGTCCGCCGTCGTCCGTGATCCCCTGACGGGCGTCCTGCAGGCCGCGGCGAACCCGCGCGGCGCGCAGGGGTACGCGGCAGGGCGGTAG
- a CDS encoding nucleoside deaminase, whose amino-acid sequence MSNKPGDHTATGTAASAGAAYDEAAFEAAVRAAEQSLSEGGIPIGAALARGNELIASGHNERVQHGDPIAHGEMAALRAAGRQKSYRDTTLYTTLAPCAMCTGTIIQFKIPRVVVGEARTFPGEFELLRSRGVEVLVLDDQRCVDMMLTFQRDYPELWAEDIAEDAPADAARVPGK is encoded by the coding sequence ATGAGCAATAAACCAGGTGACCACACCGCCACCGGGACAGCCGCCTCAGCCGGCGCCGCCTACGATGAGGCAGCCTTCGAAGCAGCTGTCCGGGCAGCGGAGCAGAGCCTCAGTGAAGGCGGCATCCCCATCGGGGCCGCCCTCGCGAGGGGGAACGAGCTGATCGCCAGCGGCCACAACGAGCGGGTACAGCATGGAGATCCCATCGCCCATGGCGAGATGGCCGCGCTCCGTGCTGCCGGGCGCCAGAAGAGTTACCGCGACACGACGCTGTACACCACCCTGGCGCCGTGCGCGATGTGCACCGGGACGATCATCCAGTTCAAGATTCCGCGGGTGGTGGTGGGGGAGGCCAGGACGTTCCCCGGCGAATTCGAGCTCCTGCGCTCGCGGGGTGTTGAAGTGCTGGTGTTGGACGACCAGCGCTGCGTGGACATGATGCTCACGTTCCAACGCGACTACCCGGAACTGTGGGCCGAGGACATCGCCGAGGACGCGCCCGCGGACGCTGCCCGCGTTCCGGGGAAATAG
- a CDS encoding DUF1622 domain-containing protein, whose product MDFQHIIETVGRFMDFAGVAVMVIGAVVSIPMALRGFQPKRLPPGSEPLSMYRSYRQLLGRSILLGLELLVAADIIRTVAVTPTFESVGVLAIIVLIRTFLSFSLELEITGRWPWQKQPAGAAASAGASGSSAEG is encoded by the coding sequence GTGGATTTCCAGCACATTATCGAGACGGTGGGCAGGTTCATGGACTTTGCCGGCGTCGCCGTCATGGTGATCGGCGCCGTCGTCTCCATTCCCATGGCCCTCCGCGGATTCCAGCCGAAACGCCTGCCGCCGGGATCCGAACCCCTTTCCATGTACCGCTCCTACCGGCAGCTGCTGGGCCGTTCCATCCTGTTGGGCCTTGAACTCCTGGTGGCGGCGGACATCATCCGGACGGTCGCCGTGACGCCGACCTTCGAGAGCGTAGGTGTGCTGGCGATCATCGTGCTCATCCGCACCTTCCTCAGCTTCTCACTGGAGCTCGAGATCACCGGCCGCTGGCCCTGGCAGAAACAGCCCGCCGGGGCGGCAGCCTCAGCCGGCGCGTCGGGCTCATCAGCGGAGGGCTGA
- a CDS encoding MSMEG_6728 family protein — protein sequence MQTFLPYPDFQQSAAVLDRVRLGKQRVEALQTLRALVIPEYGWQSHPAIRMWMGYVPALTMYGLAIADEWIARGGEDTTRAKIAEFAPQADHAAYKAKIPMPPWLGEPDLHLSHRSRLLQKEPRFYSELFPGTPVDLEYVWPEPRHEFLPEDPAGDRLWILRAQVGDIAPDKLDTISLPEVGRAAKAAAQSEEYEFVYAETDSRRPAKNPKKRPPKQLVKKPTKKRQQQEEAFRTLPGNSAIAVPFDGGATFAIGKVQGRPITVDGRFARNFQVTDVVERSSFDYPALLQDPRLFFPIPAP from the coding sequence ATGCAGACTTTCCTTCCCTACCCCGATTTCCAGCAGAGCGCCGCGGTCCTTGACCGCGTCCGGCTCGGCAAGCAGCGTGTCGAAGCGCTGCAGACACTGCGTGCGCTGGTGATCCCGGAGTACGGCTGGCAGTCGCACCCGGCCATCCGTATGTGGATGGGCTACGTCCCCGCGCTGACCATGTACGGCCTGGCCATCGCTGATGAATGGATCGCCCGCGGCGGCGAGGACACCACCCGGGCAAAGATCGCCGAATTCGCGCCGCAGGCGGACCACGCGGCTTACAAGGCCAAAATCCCCATGCCGCCGTGGCTTGGCGAGCCTGACCTGCACCTCAGCCACCGCTCCCGGCTGCTGCAGAAGGAACCGCGCTTCTACAGCGAACTGTTCCCCGGAACGCCGGTGGACCTGGAGTATGTCTGGCCCGAACCCCGGCATGAGTTCCTTCCGGAAGATCCGGCCGGTGACCGGCTCTGGATCCTGCGTGCCCAGGTGGGAGACATTGCCCCGGACAAGCTCGACACCATCAGCCTGCCGGAGGTTGGCCGCGCCGCCAAGGCCGCCGCCCAGTCCGAAGAGTACGAGTTCGTCTACGCCGAGACCGACTCGCGCCGCCCGGCCAAAAACCCCAAGAAGCGGCCGCCCAAGCAATTGGTGAAGAAGCCCACGAAGAAACGCCAGCAGCAGGAAGAGGCCTTCCGGACCCTCCCCGGCAATTCCGCCATCGCTGTACCGTTCGACGGCGGTGCCACGTTCGCGATCGGCAAGGTCCAGGGGCGTCCCATCACCGTGGACGGCCGGTTCGCCCGGAACTTCCAGGTGACGGACGTCGTGGAACGCTCCTCGTTCGACTACCCAGCCCTCCTGCAGGATCCGCGCCTGTTCTTCCCGATTCCGGCGCCCTAG
- a CDS encoding isocitrate lyase/PEP mutase family protein, producing MTHTTAAKASELLRLHQAPEILQVINVWDAITAKVATDVPGTTALATASHSIAASLGYEDGENIPANLMIEAAGRIAASTSLPVSADLESGYGSPGETIQKAIGVGIVGANIEDQMRPLADAVAQMAAAAQAGRAEGIDFVLNARTDAFLKGKDRDPADVLADAIERGRAFLDVGATTVFVPGLLDEPTVAALVEGIGRNKVSVINVPGSLAPAKLQELGVARISYGPWTQRVALTAFADATAELLAGGALPEGTRALN from the coding sequence ATGACTCACACCACCGCAGCAAAAGCCTCTGAACTTCTTCGCCTCCACCAGGCGCCGGAAATCCTGCAGGTCATCAACGTCTGGGACGCCATCACCGCCAAGGTTGCCACAGACGTCCCGGGCACCACCGCGCTGGCCACGGCCAGCCACTCCATTGCGGCCTCGCTGGGTTATGAGGACGGCGAAAACATTCCGGCGAACCTCATGATCGAAGCGGCGGGGCGCATTGCCGCGTCCACCAGCCTTCCGGTCAGCGCGGACCTCGAATCCGGCTACGGCAGCCCGGGCGAGACAATCCAGAAGGCAATCGGGGTAGGAATCGTCGGCGCCAACATCGAAGACCAGATGCGCCCGCTGGCCGACGCCGTTGCCCAGATGGCGGCCGCCGCTCAGGCGGGCCGGGCCGAAGGCATCGATTTCGTCCTCAACGCGCGCACCGATGCTTTCCTCAAGGGCAAGGACCGCGACCCCGCTGACGTCCTGGCCGACGCCATTGAACGAGGCCGCGCGTTCCTCGACGTGGGAGCAACCACCGTTTTCGTTCCCGGATTGCTGGACGAGCCCACCGTGGCCGCCCTCGTTGAAGGCATCGGCCGGAACAAGGTGTCCGTCATCAACGTTCCGGGATCGCTTGCCCCGGCGAAGCTCCAGGAACTGGGCGTGGCACGCATTTCCTACGGCCCCTGGACCCAGCGGGTTGCCCTGACGGCCTTTGCCGACGCCACCGCCGAGCTCCTGGCGGGGGGCGCGCTGCCCGAGGGAACACGGGCACTCAACTAG